The genome window CCACACACCGCAAAGCCGAGTAAATCCAAGGTAATACGCTTGCCGGCAAAAGTCATTAAGAAGGCTTTGTAATCCAGGGCCGTTTCCGCCGGAATATAGCCGGCAGTGGCACAAGCCAAATCAGCCAAAAATACCGTCATCAAAAGGGCACTTATCGGCACATATTTACTGGTAATTTCCCCCTTTACCAAAAATTGGCAAAGCAAAGAGCCCAACCCGATTCCACAGGAAAAAAGAGTTAAAAGGAAGGTAAACAAACCGGGCGTACCGTTTAAGATGTCATGTGCCAAGGAAGGCATTTGGGCAATCAACGCCGTGCCCAACATCCAAAACCAGGAAATCCCCAAAATACAAAGGAAAATATCGTGGTTCTGCTTAGCAAACGCCATATTCTTCCATGTACTGCGGATGAAATTTTTATCTATCTTCAAATCCGCATTGGCCGGTTTTTGAGCCGGGATGAACAAACTGGCAAGCAACCCTAATATAGCTACCCCTAAAATAATGCCAGGCAACCACAATTCATTAGCGGCAATGATAATCCCGCCAAAAATAGTGCCTTGCAAAATAGAGCCGTACGTACCCGCTTCAATAATACCATTACCGGCAATCAGTTGTTTTTCACCTAAAATATCAGGCAAGATACTGTATTTGACCGGGCCAAAGAAGGCGGATTGCGTACCCATTAAAAATAATACACCCAGCAAAAGCGGTACGTTGGTCGTTAAAAACCCAACTCCGGCTAAAAGGACGATAACAACTTCCAACCCTTTAGTGGCTTTAATAAGGATATCTTTGCGAAACTTATCCGCCAGTTCCCCTGCCAATGCCGAGAACAAGAAAAACGGCAACATAAATAATGCAACTGCCAAAGAAACTATTACTGATTTGCTCCCTGCTGATATACTAGTCACCTTATAGGTAATGAATGTAGCCATAGCAGTACGAAAAAAATTGTCATTAAACGCACCCAAATACTGAGTGCAAAACAAAGCTAAAAACGGACGATTAAAGAAAGTTTTAAGTAAAGACAACATATTATTTTTCCTCCTGTAGTGCCACAAACCAATCTTTTAAAATTTGTTCCATTTGCGGGCGGCTTTGTGCCGGAATTTTTTCTGTCAAACTTTTTACTAACTGATCATATCCGGGCCACACTTTATCAATGAGTTCCTGTCCTTTTTTTGTGATACAAATAATATTTTCGCGACGGCTTTGCGGATTTGTTTGGCGTGTAAGCCAACCGGCATGAACTGATTTTTCCACTAGTTTAGTAATATTGCTGGCCGATGCAATAAGCCTCTTAGCTAACTCCACTTGGCTAAGTCCTTTGCCATTATTTTGATAAGCGGCAAGCATCAGCAAATTAAACTGCACAGCCGACAAACCATGCGGAAGCAGGAATTTTTCCACGCGCGTTTGCAACAGGTTATAAACCAGCGCCAACACATATGTAATATTTTCATACACACGTCCTTTTTCCGGATTGATACCGTAAGGACGTAAGTTCGGTTTATTGGTTTTCATATAAATAGTTTACTAAGAAACTTTTTATTTGTCAAGCATTTTATTTTAATTTAACTTTGAAAATAACATTTCTCGCCTGTTTGCGTCCTGTTTGAAAAATCAGCATAGTGCTAGGAAAACTACACCCACCGTATTTTAGTTTTGAGTTTATAGCATAAATCCCCGTTAGGCAACTTGCCCGACGGGGATTTTTTTATAAATGACTGATAGCATGGGAATTTTGGCGGGTTTTGGGGTATTGTGAAGAATCTGTTGTTTCTATGCTGACCGGGTGGGTTAGGAAGTCGTGCACTTACGATTATTTGTAAAAGTTTTGCTCTTGTTTTTGCCAATCTGACGTTTTAATGGAGAGCAATTTTTTAAGGGTCAATCTGTCGGTTGGGTACCGTTTAAGATACTACGGACAATTTTAGGGGATAAAAAACTTAAATTGAGGATCCTGCGAACATATTGTACGCATACTTTATCTCTATTTGCTATTTCTTGCGTAGTCTTGCCGTCCAGTATATCTTGGTGCCAAGTATAGGCCTGATTTAATATTTTGATAAGTTCAGTATTAGGACGTTTCTTCGGTTCTACAAACTGCCCCACAAAAGGCTCTTTTTAGGGTCATAATGTTGGCGGTTAATGCGCTTTTCCGCCATTACGGCTTGGACTTGTTCAATTTGGCAAATGAGAGTAGCATATTTAATGTGAGCCGCCCCATACTGGTAGTTGTGTTAAAATGTTGTGTTTAGGCTCTTGTAGAGATTATTTTCATATAGATATCCATTAGCAACAATCTCTACTTCGTATTTGATACCTTGATAGGAACGGATTAGTTTAGAACCAACTTCCAATGTAGCTTTGGGATGTTTGTCTGTTCCCTTAGTAGCTTGGGCCACTTCATGAAAAAAGCCAAGTGGAGAAATCTTCTCACGCTTGGCTTGTTCATACCATAACAGGTATTTAATAATTAGACTTCGCCCGATTGGCGGTATAGGCCGGCCTATGATTTCAATCCGTTTTAAACGTAATTCCCGTGCGGTTAAATGTGTATAGTTTTGCATGTTTCCTCCTATACATATTACCGTTTCTTCTAGGCCTAGAAGTCAAGTTAATTCCAAAACATTAAAATGCTAAATCCCAGGGGATTTTAGCAAAATTGCAGTTAATGGCCTGCCCAGGTTAATCGGTCTATGTGGTACTGGCATACTTTGGCCAATGTTTCATGCAGGGGAAAACCCAAATAATTAAGGAAAGCGGCCGTTTCCGAGGGAATATCCCGGATGCACACAGGGTGGCTTGTTTGACTGAAAATTTGGTAATTTAATTGCCAGATCTGTTTTGAAAATAACAGCTCTTGTGAAGGCAAAATTGTACTACGTGCGGCCGGAGATGCGTAGGGCAACAAATAGGGGGCACGCGCGTATTTGCCGTTGGGAAGCTGTACGCATAAGCCCCCATGCTGTGTCCCTAGCAAGAAATCCCGTAAATCCAGTATTTCATAGGGGATATTGTCTTGCGGTTTAATGAGCAAATGAACCTTACTGATTTGAACGTGGGGCGGCAATGCTTGATAAAATGTTTTTAAGGTGCCGCCACTGGCTAAGTCATCATCTAACAGCACATATTCCCCCGATGCAACTAACTGTAATTGTTGGGCAAGCGGACCTTCACTAGAAAAATAAACGTACGAATTATTGTTTGTTGCACATAAATTAAATACTCGGCTTAATGATATATTATAATCGGCTTTGAATAACCGATCTAAACTGATTACTTTTTGAGAGCCCAATGTTTGCCTGGCCTGTTCAATTTGTTGCTGTGCAAATACGGTGGAAACAGTTGCATGTGGTGGAATGCTGCTCTTAAGTATGCGTATAAATTGATTAGCGAAATACTGTTGGATTTGGGCCACTTCTTCCGCAGGCAAGGGGAAATGCCGCAGTGGAATAGTTCCTTCATTGCGTATATAATAACGCAAAGTTGGCTGAGTTTCTGGGCGTGCATGAATGCCGTCCGTTCGTAATTTGGTGGAATTGGCCGCTGCTTGGGGAGTGTTATTCGGAACAAAGAAACACCGCTCAGAAGTCAGTTTTGCCTTTAATTGTTTAAATAGTTCCTTGCTCCCGGTACGTTCCACACATACTCCTAACCCGCGTTTCTCAAAACAGTACATAAACCGTGCGTTATCCGAACCAAACACATAAGCAACCTGGGTATTAGGGTGGAAATAGGTGCGTAGATACTGCTGTAAACGGCTGATGACTTCCGTAAAATTAACAAAAGAAGGCATATAGCAGCTTTCCCAGGGATCAGCCAGCAGCCAGGGATGAGAAACTAAGTGCTTTTGTAAATCATAAAGCCAGGATCCCGGCGTTCCGTGCACATTTGTTTTGGTGTTCACATAACTGGGGTGAGAAATGGAGAAATAGCCCCCAATCACCTGTTTCCCGGCCGCTTCTAATGCTGCTTTGGCTAAGTACATCATTTGAAGGTGCCCTTCGTGTAGAGGGCAAAATCCTCCGGTACTGAGTAATACAACCGGATGGGCATCTTTGGGCAGATGTTTTATCAACGGCAGCGGTGTTGTCAGAAATGTGATGTCTTTTAACCGGGCTATGTCTTGCAGTTCAAAATTATCTTCTAAGAACCCGGCTCGCTCTACAATGCAAAGATCCTCATATTTGACATATATATCCCGGTAGAAATCATCTCGCAATACCTTCCACGCCAGTCGTGTTTGGTACGTTGGATGTGTAATGGCTTGATAGGAAGCATCTATTTCTTCCCGCGTGGCATTTTTAGCAATCCCGAGCTGTTCCCATAGTGTTTTTTTCATACAAAACCTCTTTCCAATTCGGGCTGGAATTATCCCAACCGCCTTTGATGGTGCTAGGCAGTATATCCAAATGTACTGCCGGAGATTTTACCATGTATTTATGGGCATTGTAGCGGTGGAGCCGTTCTAAATTAGCCGCAAAGGTGTTAAATTGTTGGCGCGTTGTATCGTCCCAGCCGTTTAAGAGTCGGTTTTGTTCTTGTGCGGGTAAATTCAAATAATGCAAATACAGCTCTACGAAATCATAAGGAGCCCCGAATACGGTTTCATCACTTCGGGCATCGTACATATCCCCACTAGGCACCGCTTCTAAAATACTAGGTAATACGTCCAAGTGCCTAGCCAACGCATATACTTCAGATTTGTGTAAATCGGAAATTAGCTGCAAGTCCACCATACAATCGGATGCTTTTCCCATAAATCCCAAATAACCGCCTTCATCCAGATTGGTTGTCCCGCAAACAACGGCTTTTTTCCCTTCTTGGACTAACAGATTAGCAACATAGTACACAATCGGGGTACGGCTGCAGGAAACTAGTTGTCCGATAGCCCAGTCGGTAGCTTGTACTTGCAGGGCAGTTTCTACGACTGTTCGCATGGCTTGGTTGGTATCGTGCAAGTCAATAATATACGGTTTCAAACCCCATTTTTGGCAAAGTTCCTTCCCTCGTTGGGTGGCTTCATTTTGGTGTGTAGTACCGGAGGAATTAGAAACAGGCATCATTAACGCAAAGATGTGTTTAAGCGGGGAGTTTGGCAGCTGGGCCGTATGTTTTAAGATCCCTAACGCCACCGCCGAATCTACTCCACCGCTTACACCCAGGACACACGCTTGCAAACGGTATTTGTCTAAGTAGCGGGCCAACAATGTTGCCTTCTCTTGCAGATAATCGCAAGCACAAAATCCCCTCTCTTTGCGAATTTGTGCTAAGTATTGCGCAAGGGTAGTTGATAAATGTAAATCAGTGGGCGGATTATATACTTTCATAACAAGTTTCCTCCGGGCATTTCCCATTCATAACGCAGATGCCCATCTTGAAAGAAAATCAGCTGGCGAATTTGGTTCGGATCTGTTTCAATGGTGTATTTATTAAGTGGTACACAGAAACACACGTTTTGCTCTTCTACGTCATACACGGTACCAATTCGGCCCAGTTCCAATAAACGGTGCCCTTCTTTTTCTAACATACGGGTAATAGCTTGTTTATCTCGCGGGGATAAACGGTGCTTTATGATCCATTGTTTGGCAGAAGGTCTTCTAAATTCGTCATTTACAGGGCGAAGCGTCACTTGCTCAACCTGGTTTTGTTTTGCAAATCGAATAAACTCTCTCACTTGGGCAGGTGTGTAAGTAATGCCTTTGCATAGTACGCAGGTTAGACGCAGGGTAAAACCAAACGAATGTAAAAAATGAATCAAAGCAGGCAAGTCAATATATTGGCCGTTCGGGGCGTAAATCGGTTGATTTTTAGAAGGCAAATGACTTACCACTGACAGTGTAATTACAGTCAATCCCAACTCATACCACTTCTTCAAAAACGGAGTATATTTTTTAGGATTACGTGACAAGGGGATGCCGTTTGTTTGCAATTCCACAAACGGAAAGGGAAACGGTTGCAGATGTTCTAAGTAGTCGGTAATTTGTTGCGGAAACAAAGTGGGTTCGCCGCGGCTTGTAAGCATTACAGTATCTACGCCGTACCGATCCGCCGCTTTGCATGCAATACGAAAGTTGCGCCAATTGACGGTGGGCGTTTGGGTGTTTTTGGCATTTGGAGCTTCTCCGGACACGCAGTACGGACACGCAGCCACACACGCACTGTTGCCAACGATTACACTTAACATTTTGCATTGCATATTATTCTCCTTGTTTATAAACACTGTATATAAAATCCCCGTCCCGGTAATATGAAATGTTGTATTCCGGGGTTTTGGTGCATTTAATAAATTCAAAGGGTAGATCCATTTGCTGGGGTAATGGGTTGCGGTAAATATAATAGCGGTATTGTTGCATTTTTTGCAATTCTTCCCAAGAAGAACAAGCTAACCGCGTTTTATGTATCGGGAAATTAGATAAAACTGCTAAATCTGTGCTTTCAATTAACCGTATATGTGAGAGAAACGGCTTAACAACTTTTGCTTGCGGCACCGAGTTGATTAACAACGTACGAACTGTAAACCTGCTAAGGTATTTTTGTAAATCAGTAAACAAATTAACTAACAGCGTGTTATCTATCGTTTGGCAGGCATCAATTACAAACTCTTGAAACTTCCCCGGATCTAAATCTTCTTTTGGAATAGAAAACAATTCGGATAACCGGTAATACGTAATGCGTGGATTTTGTCCGTTATTATGCAGAAGTAATTTCCCGAGGTTTAAGGAAAAATGAATAGGGTGTTTTTTAATTGAGTTCATTTTCATACTCACTTCGTGCAATTAAATCAGTATTAAAACAAGTTCCATCAGAGGCATATACCTTCCACGTATCAATATTTTGGTTAATAACAATATTGCCGTATCGTTTATCTTCTTTGAGCCGTCCATACCTGTTGAAGTAGAAAATGTTGCTGGCAAAGGATAACAAATTGTACTTTTTTAGTTCTTGTTCTATATCAAAAGGGTCTTCATAGGACTTGCGTACGTTTAGTTGAATAGAAAGGTTGGCAATAAACTGAATATTTTGTATGGCCAGGGCAATTTCAAATAAAAAACGGGGATGTTGCTTCATCAAAAAAGAATTAACGCTGATTTTAAGAATAGTC of Elusimicrobiaceae bacterium contains these proteins:
- the nadE gene encoding NAD(+) synthase, which codes for MKVYNPPTDLHLSTTLAQYLAQIRKERGFCACDYLQEKATLLARYLDKYRLQACVLGVSGGVDSAVALGILKHTAQLPNSPLKHIFALMMPVSNSSGTTHQNEATQRGKELCQKWGLKPYIIDLHDTNQAMRTVVETALQVQATDWAIGQLVSCSRTPIVYYVANLLVQEGKKAVVCGTTNLDEGGYLGFMGKASDCMVDLQLISDLHKSEVYALARHLDVLPSILEAVPSGDMYDARSDETVFGAPYDFVELYLHYLNLPAQEQNRLLNGWDDTTRQQFNTFAANLERLHRYNAHKYMVKSPAVHLDILPSTIKGGWDNSSPNWKEVLYEKNTMGTARDC
- a CDS encoding DUF2924 domain-containing protein, yielding MQNYTHLTARELRLKRIEIIGRPIPPIGRSLIIKYLLWYEQAKREKISPLGFFHEVAQATKGTDKHPKATLEVGSKLIRSYQGIKYEVEIVANGYLYENNLYKSLNTTF
- a CDS encoding MarR family transcriptional regulator, with product MKTNKPNLRPYGINPEKGRVYENITYVLALVYNLLQTRVEKFLLPHGLSAVQFNLLMLAAYQNNGKGLSQVELAKRLIASASNITKLVEKSVHAGWLTRQTNPQSRRENIICITKKGQELIDKVWPGYDQLVKSLTEKIPAQSRPQMEQILKDWFVALQEEK
- a CDS encoding radical SAM protein, which translates into the protein MQCKMLSVIVGNSACVAACPYCVSGEAPNAKNTQTPTVNWRNFRIACKAADRYGVDTVMLTSRGEPTLFPQQITDYLEHLQPFPFPFVELQTNGIPLSRNPKKYTPFLKKWYELGLTVITLSVVSHLPSKNQPIYAPNGQYIDLPALIHFLHSFGFTLRLTCVLCKGITYTPAQVREFIRFAKQNQVEQVTLRPVNDEFRRPSAKQWIIKHRLSPRDKQAITRMLEKEGHRLLELGRIGTVYDVEEQNVCFCVPLNKYTIETDPNQIRQLIFFQDGHLRYEWEMPGGNLL